Proteins encoded together in one Erinaceus europaeus chromosome 11, mEriEur2.1, whole genome shotgun sequence window:
- the SPEN gene encoding msx2-interacting protein isoform X6 translates to MQIEVTAWIGPETESENEFRPLDERMDEFHPKATRTLFIGNLEKTTTYHDLRNTFQRFGEIVDIDIKKVNGVPQYAFLQYCDIASVCKAIKKMDGEYLGNNRLKLGFGKSMPTNCVWLDGLSASVSDQYLTRHFCRYGPVLKVVFDRLKGMALVLYNEIEYAQAAVKETKGRKIGGNKVKVDFANRESQLAFYHCMEKSGQDIRDFYEMLAERREERRGSYDYSQDRPYYENVRTPGTYPEDARRDYPARGREFYSEWETYQGDYYESRYYEDPREYRDYRNDPYEQDIREYSYRQRERERERERFEPERDRDHERRPIERSQSPVHLRRPQSPGASPSQSERLPSDSERRLYSRSSDRSGSCSSLSPPRYEKPEKSRLERYTKNEKTDKERTFDPERVERERRLIRKEKDKTDKQKRKGKVLSPSSQSSETDQEIEREPSPEKPRSSNKLNRGEKADKEGAARNRLDLMPCVVLTRVKEKEGKLIDHAPVEKLKARLDSDTAKPSALDQKLQSSQAEPAKSDLSKLECVRLKAAKEKGLSGHVETTVDKEGRLKPRKHLKPEQAAEGASAVDLEKLEARKRRFADSSLKERQKAEVKKSSPEMEDARALFKKQPDMPPREAILLREGESEKKPVRKEILKRESKKVKLDRLNAVSSPKDCQELASVSGGTGSRPNTDLQGRLGESAGESVENQETQSKKPVSAKPQPKQLQLLDDQGPEKEETRKNHCSVRDETLEGKSAQEKTHSANTEEKIGIDIDHTQSYRKQMEQSRRKQQMEMEIAKSEKFGSPKKDIDDYERRSLVHEVGKPPQDVTDDSPPSKKRRADHVDFDACTKRERNYRSSRQISEDSERTGASPSVRHGSFHEDDEPISSPRLIPVKEPPKVDDKGLLPYSHLTVREDSLKFNPYDSSRREQMADMAKIKLSVMSSEDELSRWDSQLRQDAGRLDVSFPNSIIKRDSLRKRSVRDLEPGEVPSDSDEDGEHKSHSPRASVLCANSRLSFLLRDREDKLRERDERLSSSLERNKFYSFALDKTITPDTKALLERAKSLSSSREENWSFLDWDSRFANFRNNKDKEKVDSAPRPIPSWYMKKKKIRTDSEGKMDDKKDDHKEEEQERQELFASRFLHSSIFEQDSKRLQHLERKDEDSAFVSGRLYGRGLCDGLSGAAESPQEPVVLFHSRFVELTRMQQKEKEKDPKPRVADKPEDTTEAHAKTRESTSERKEAELKTPPSAGPPATTVATPESSSSSSSQEKTAVCEKTGEVPSVMTDEKRAEPASTSETGRQASEPTAGTAETPPDRAGSASRADASRSRDAVGTARAVEESPPAGRLPSLDARPPTPGASFARAEAGADPEPARARPLSLSLSKAAPGSEEVLGSEEEPEAGKPEPAARGELSAHQRAEAAPESSPPAPEDAEVAPPGGAAKDKDGRASKGRRSRTAAEKPVTRKSERIDREKLKRCGSPRGEAQKLLEFKPEPEKPARTATSKPPAAEPEPPEPSLPLGRTRRRNVRSVYATATATTTAGDRDHRSPAREPAAEQPRLTRKRLERELQEAAAAPATPRRGRPPKTRRRAEEDDETETREAGEPLRPAEGWRSPRAQRSAAGAPPGKRGRSEPRADAERPEAAAAAAQAKETPKPKADRDAAAAGPKRAGKEVEVGAASGGAAPEALEASAAPDKSCRAKRGRARHARPTVDRAANPRSADGPGSPETSEGTPGRGRAQAQGQGGPPSQPGPDPGEGEGEGLEAAAGCPGARPSSAAAGQPAGRTELELQRAVENIERLAFRAAAAGPPEELGPRGGDRPAPQASETELAAAIGSITNDDVSGEPEPFLAPPPSAAGPGTDARLLRPPGGGMGPEAGEAESGIAEAQAAAGSVGSAGPAASAPDAPTKGVGGGGRDADRDGDRDGDAALEIPEARAPKGAEAPLPRRDRGRQKPRARRKRNAGKRVAAPAGAGSDPRAPQAPAADPLQREDDPPAAEAAPGRPPEAPPEDGHREEPPPPPPLGSGAATPAGTPSAESESPESCAGGETPTRAPTPPGLPPPSQPPPAEDDDEEEDEEDEDEEEDEDEAAPARCQVHSIIESDPVTPPSDSSTPTPAIPSVTAAKLPPPVPAGGVPHQSPPTKVTEWIARPEEPRAQSTPSPALPPDTKASDLDPSSSTLRKILTDPKYASATGSTSTSVTAAIAEPVSATPALQEAPALSVEPTNPLSEGKSTPVANTSDAQAAEVPAVSDKEKVTPVIAPKITSVISRMPVSIDLENSQKITLAKPPPQTLTGLVSALTGLVNVSLVPVNALKGPVKGPVATLKGLVNTPAGPVNVLKGPVNVLTGPVNVLTAPVSATVGTVNAATGVVNSAPGGAVTAVSAAATPATGAATAPPPAKCKPRSGAGENSRFHPGSMAVLDDRPADAGPGAGLRVNTSEGVVLLSYSGQKTEGPQRISAKISQIPPASAMDIEFQQSVSKSQVKGDAAAPAPAPAPKGTQTAGYANVATHSTLVLTAQTYNASPVISSVKADRPALDKPEPIHLSVSTPVTQGGTVKVLTQGINTPPVLVHNQLVLTPSIVTTNKKLADPVTLKIETKVLQPANLGSALAPHHPPALPSKLPAEVNHVAPGPGTPADRTVSHLALPKPDAHPPRPGGPTTPSFPRACHPSGTASAALSTNATVMLAAGIPVPQFISGLHPEQSVIMPPPSITQTVSLSHLSQGEVRMNAPALPSITYSIRPDTLQAPRAPPQPQASQIEVRAPQPTAPGVPALAPQHPPEEEVRYHLPVARATAPVQSEVLVMQSEYRLHPYTVPRDVRIMVHPHVPAADGVAVAAAGKAAPTSKAPQQPAKEAPKTADAKAAPGPGPAPHGEARILAVTPGSQLQGLPLSPPVVVTHGVQIVHSSGELFQEYRYGDLRTYPGPAPLTHAQFPAAAAASSSSSSSASATASSAASSGHPSRTKAAAQGSPPEGETSQPAQPAQPPQPPQPPGSKMPPVSQEAKGTQTVGEQPRLSAVPASRPAEAHVQVQRPQADAGQPSYPSPVSVSVSVKPDPPAPLPAQAAPKQPLFAPAASGPGTPPGMALQHVEAPPAPQQDPPAHPAPQRPVDMVQLLKKYPIVWQGLLALKNDTAAVQLHFVSGNNVLAHRSLPLSEGGPPLRIAQRMRLEASQLDGVARRMTVESDYCLLLALPCGRDQEDVVSQTESLKAAFITYLQAKQAAGIINVPNPGSNQPAYVLQIFPPCDFSESHLSRLAPDLLASVSNISPHLMIVIASV, encoded by the exons GATATTGATATTAAGAAAGTAAATGGTGTCCCTCAATATGCATTCTTGCAATACTGTGATATCGCCAGCGTTTGTAAGGCTATTAAGAAGATGGATGGAGAGTATCTTGGGAACAATCGCCTCAAG CTGGGCTTCGGGAAGAGCATGCCCACAAACTGCGTGTGGCTAGATGGGCTTTCTGCAAGCGTGTCAGACCAGTACTTAACACGACATTTCTGCCGATACGGGCCGGTGCTGAAG GTGGTATTTGATCGTTTAAAAGGCATGGCCCTGGTTCTCTACAATGAAATTGAATATGCACAGGCGGCTGTCAAAGAGACCAAGGGGAGGAAAATTGGTGGAAATAAAGTCAAG gtggatTTTGCAAACCGGGAAAGTCAGTTGGCTTTTTACCACTGTATGGAAAAATCCGGTCAAGATATCAGAGACTTCTATGAAATGTTAGCAGAAAGAAG AGAAGAACGGAGGGGATCTTATGACTATAGCCAAGATCGTCCCTATTATGAGAATGTTCGCACACCAGGCACATATCCTGAGGATGCCAGGCGGGACTATCCAGCTCGAGGGAGAGAATTTTATTCCGAGTGGGAAACTTACCAAGGGGACTACTATGAATCACGATATTACGAGGATCCTCGGGAATACAGGGATTACAGGAATGATCCTTATGAACAAGATATTCGGGAATACAGCTACAGGCAAAGGGAACGAGAACGGGAACGCGAAAGATTTGAGCCTGAGCGGGACAGAGACCACGAGAGGCGGCCAATTGAGCGCAGTCAGAGTCCGGTGCATTTGCGCCGCCCGCAGAGCCCCGGAGCCTCCCCCTCCCAGTCAGAGAGATTGCCCAGTGATTCTGAGAGGAGACTTTACAGCCGGTCCTCTGACCGCAGCGGCAGTTGTAGCTCCCTTTCCCCACCAAGATACGAGAAGCCCGAGAAGTCCCGTTTGGAACGCTATACAAAGAATGAAAAGACAGATAAAGAGCGCACCTTTGATCCCGAGAGAGTCGAAAGAGAGAGACGCTTAATAAGGAAGGAAAAGGACAAAACTGACAAGCAGAAACGAAAAGGGAAAGTTCTTTCTCCCAGTTCTCAGTCTTCAGAAACTGatcaagaaattgaaagagaaccgAGTCCTGAAAAACCAAGGAGTTCTAATAAACTGAACAGAGGAGAAAAAGCCGATAAAGAAGGAGCAGCAAGAAATCGCCTGGACCTCATGCCTTGTGTGGTGTTGACTCGagtgaaagaaaaggaggggaaacTTATTGACCATGCTCCCGTGGAAAAGCTGAAAGCCAGACTGGATAGCGACACTGCCAAGCCTTCTGCTTTAGACCAGAAACTTCAGAGCTCTCAGGCTGAACCTGCTAAATCCGATCTGTCCAAGCTAGAATGTGTGCGGCTGAAAGCGGCAAAGGAAAAAGGCCTGTCAGGCCACGTAGAAACAACGGTAGACAAGGAGGGTAGACTGAAGCCCAGGAAGCACCTGAAACCTGAGCAGGCTGCTGAGGGAGCAAGTGCTGTGGATCTGGAGAAGCTGGAAGCAAGGAAAAGGCGTTTTGCAGATTCCAGTTTAAAAGAACGGCAGAAAGCAGAAGTCAAGAAAAGTAGTCCAGAGATGGAGGATGCACGGGCGCTTTTCAAAAAGCAGCCCGACATGCCGCCCAGAGAGGCCATCCTGCTGAGGGAAGGCGAGTCTGAGAAAAAGCCCGTGAGGAAAGAGATTCTTAAAAGAGAATCTAAAAAAGTCAAACTAGACAGACTGAATGCGGTTTCCAGCCCCAAAGACTGTCAGGAGCTTGCCAGTGTTTCTGGTGGGACTGGCTCAAGGCCCAACACAGACCTTCAAGGGAGGCTGGGAGAATCAGCAGGTGAATCTGTGGAAAATCAAGAAACCCAATCGAAAAAACCTGTTTCGGCCAAACCACAGCCTAAGCAGCTGCAGCTATTAGATGATCAAgggccagagaaagaagagaccaggaaAAACCACTGCAGCGTCCGTGATGAGACACTGGAAGGCAAATCAGCCCAGGAGAAAACACATTCAGCAAACACCGAAGAAAAAATTGGCATCGATATTGATCACACACAGAGTTACCGAAAACAAATGGAGCAGAGTCGTCGAAAACAGCAGATGGAGATGGAAATAGCCAAGTCTGAGAAGTTTGGCAGTCCCAAAAAAGACATAGATGACTACGAAAGACGTAGTCTTGTTCATGAGGTGGGCAAGCCCCCTCAAGACGTCACCGATGACTCTCCTCCCAGCAAGAAGAGAAGAGCGGACCACGTTGACTTTGATGCCTGTaccaagagagagaggaattacAGAAGTTCACGCCAAATTAGTGAAGATTCTGAGAGGACTGGTGCTTCTCCCAGTGTCCGACATGGATCTTTCCATGAAGATGATGAGCCCATAAGCTCTCCTAGGCTAATTCCAGTCAAAGAACCGCCTAAGGTAGACGATAAAGGTCTTCTCCCCTATTCCCACCTGACCGTCAGAGAAGACTCTTTAAAATTTAATCCTTATGATTCCAGCAGGAGAGAGCAGATGGCAGACATGGCTAAAATCAAGCTGTCTGTCATGAGTTCTGAAGACGAGCTGAGTCGGTGGGACTCGCAACTGAGACAGGATGCCGGCAGACTGGACGTGAGTTTCCCCAACAGCATAATTAAGAGAGACAGCCTTCGGAAGAGGTCTGTGCGTGATCTTGAGCCCGGGGAGGTGCCTTCGGATTCTGACGAAGATGGGGAGCACAAATCCCACTCGCCCAGAGCCTCTGTGCTCTGTGCAAACTCGcgcttgtcttttttattgagggACAGGGAGGACAAGCTGCGCGAGCGAGATGAGAGGCTCTCCAGCTCTTTAGAAAGGAACAAATTTTATTCTTTTGCGCTGGATAAGACAATCACACCAGACACTAAAGCCTTGCTCGAACGAGCGaaatccctctcttcctctcgagAAGAAAATTGGTCTTTCCTTGACTGGGACTCCCGATTTGCTAATTTCCGGaacaacaaggataaagaaaaagtGGACTCTGCGCCGAGACCCATTCCGTCCTGGtacatgaaaaagaagaagatccGGACTGATTCAGAAGGCAAGATGGACGATAAAAAGGATGACcacaaagaagaagaacaagaacggCAAGAATTATTTGCTTCCCGTTTTTTACACAGCTCCATCTTTGAACAGGACTCCAAGCGGCTGCAGCACCTAGAGAGAAAAGACGAGGACTCTGCCTTTGTGTCTGGGAGGCTCTACGGCAGGGGGCTGTGCGACGGGCTGAGCGGCGCCGCCGAGTCGCCTCAAGAGCCCGTCGTCCTCTTTCATAGCAGATTCGTGGAACTCACACGGAtgcagcagaaagagaaggaaaaagacccCAAACCCAGAGTCGCTGACAAGCCCGAAGACACAACAGAGGCGCATGCTAAGACCCGAGAGTCTACTTCTGAGAGGAAAGAAGCGGAACTGAAAACTCCGCCTTCAGCTGGGCCTCCTGCCACCACCGTCGCGACTCCAgagtcgtcgtcgtcgtcgtcgtcacAAGAGAAAACTGCAGTTTGTGAAAAGACGGGAGAGGTGCCTTCCGTGATGACAGACGAGAAGAGAGCGGAGCCGGCTTCCACCTCAGAAACAGGGAGGCAGGCGTCTGAGCCGACTGCCGGCACCGCAGAGACGCCACCCGACCGCGCCGGCTCGGCCTCCAGAGCGGACGCCAGTCGAAGTCGGGACGCCGTGGGGACCGCGCGAGCTGTGGAGGAGAGCCCGCCGGCCGGGCGGCTGCCCTCTCTCGACGCCAGGCCGCCGACCCCAGGGGCCTCGTTTGCCCGAGCCGAGGCCGGCGCCGACCCCGAGCCTGCGCGCGCCCGGCcactctcgctctcgctctcaaaAGCCGCTCCGGGGTCGGAAGAGGTGCTCGGGTCCGAGGAGGAGCCCGAGGCGGGGAAGCCGGAGCCGGCCGCTCGCGGCGAGCTGAGCGCGCACCAGAGAGCCGAAGCGGCGCCCGAGAGCTCGCCCCCGGCTCCCGAAGACGCGGAGGTCGCTCCTCCGGGGGGCGCGGCGAAGGACAAGGACGGCCGGGCCAGCAAAGGCAGGCGCTCCAGGACGGCCGCCGAGAAGCCCGTCACGCGCAAGAGCGAGAGGATCGACCGCGAGAAGCTGAAGCGGTGTGGCTCTCCGCGTGGAGAAGCGCAGAAGCTCCTCGAGTTCAAGCCGGAGCCCGAGAAGCCGGCGAGGACGGCCACCTCTAAGCCCCCGGCCGCCGAGCCCGAGCCGCCCGAGCCCAGCCTGCCCCTCGGCAGGACCAGGCGCCGCAACGTGAGGAGCGTCtacgccaccgccaccgccaccaccaccgcggGCGACCGCGACCACCGCTCCCCCGCCAGGGAGCCCGCCGCCGAGCAGCCGCGGCTGACCAGGAAGAGGCTCGAACGGGAGCTCCAGGAGGCCGCGGCCGCTCCCGCCACCCCGCGCCGGGGCAGGCCCCCCAAAACGCGGCGGCGGGCCGAGGAGGACGACGAGACGGAGACTAGAGAAGCCGGCGAGCCCCTCAGGCCCGCCGAGGGCTGGAGATCCCCCCGAGCTCAGAGATCGGCCGCCGGGGCCCCGCCGGGGAAAAGGGGGCGGAGCGAACCGAGAGCGGACGCCGAGCGACCCGaggctgccgccgccgccgcccaggCGAAGGAGACCCCGAAACCCAAGGCCGACAGGGACGCGGCGGCCGCCGGACCGAAACGGGCCGGGAAAGAAGTCGAAGTCGGCGCCGCGTCCGGCGGAGCGGCCCCCGAGGCCCTCGAGGCCTCCGCGGCCCCCGACAAGAGCTGCAGGGCGAAGAGGGGCCGGGCTCGGCACGCCAGGCCGACGGTGGACAGGGCCGCGAACCCCAGGAGCGCGGACGGCCCGGGCAGTCCGGAGACGAGCGAGGGCACCCCCGGACGGGGACGGGCACAGGCACAGGGACAGGGCGGCCCGCCGTCGCAGCCGGGCCCGGACccgggcgagggcgagggcgagggcttGGAGGCGGCAGCTGGGTGTCCCGGAGCCAGGCCGTCGTCGGCAGCCGCGGGCCAGCCGGCCGGGCGGACGGAGCTGGAGCTGCAGCGCGCCGTGGAGAACATCGAGAGGCTCGCGTTCAGGGCGGCGGCCGCGGGGCCCCCGGAGGAGCTCGGCCCGCGGGGCGGGGACAGGCCCGCACCCCAGGCCAGCGAGACGGAACTGGCCGCGGCCATAGGCTCCATCACGAACGACGACGTCTCCGGAGAGCCCGAGCCCTTCCTGGCACCCCCACCGTCCGCGGCCGGACCTGGGACGGACGCCCGGCTGCTGCGGCCCCCCGGGGGAGGAATGGGGCCCGAGGCCGGTGAGGCCGAGTCCGGGATCGCGGAGGCCCAGGCGGCTGCGGGCTCTGTGGGGTCTGCGGGGCCGGCGGCCAGCGCTCCCGACGCTCCGACCAAGGGGGTCGGAGGGGGTGGCAGGGACGCGGACAGGGATGGGGACCGGGACGGGGACGCGGCCCTCGAGATCCCGGAGGCCAGGGCACCGAAGGGAGCCGAGGCTCCTCTCCCCCGGAGAGACAGAGGGCGCCAGAAACCTCGGGCTCGCCGCAAGCGCAATGCCGGCAAGAGGGTGGCGGCCCCCGCGGGAGCTGGCTCGGACCCCCGCGCCCCCCAGGCCCCCGCGGCCGACCCACTCCAGAGGGAGGACGACCCCCCGGCGGCCGAGGCAGCTCCAGGGCGGCCCCCGGAGGCCCCCCCGGAAGACGGGCACAGGGAggagcccccgccgccgccgcctctcgGGTCTGGTGCCGCCACCCCAGCCGGGACCCCGTCCGCCGAGAGCGAGTCCCCAGAAAGCTGCGCTGGAGGGGAGACCCCGACCAGAGCGCCCACGCCCCCTGGCCTGCCGCCGCCCTCACAGCCACCACCGGCCGAGGACGAcgacgaggaggaggacgaggaagacgaggacgaggaggaggacgaggacgaggcGGCCCCCGCCAGGTGTCAAGTGCACTCCATCATCGAAAGTGACCCGGTCACCCCGCCCAGCGACTCGAGCACACCCACCCCCGCCATCCCTTCGGTGACTGCGGCGAAGCTCCCGCCCCCTGTCCCCGCCGGAGGGGTCCCCCACCAGAGTCCCCCGACTAAAGTGACGGAATGGATCGCGAGGCCGGAGGAGCCCCGGGCTCAGTCCACTCCGTCCCCGGCTCTCCCTCCTGACACAAAAGCCTCTGACCTCGACCCCAGCTCCAGTACCCTGAGGAAGATCCTCACGGACCCCAAGTACGCGTCTGCCACGGGCAGCACATCCACAAGCGTCACAGCCGCCATCGCAGAGCCCGTCAGTGCCACCCCTGCTCTGCAGGAGGCGCCGGCCCTCTCGGTTGAGCCCACCAACCCCCTCTCAGAAGGAAAATCCACCCCGGTAGCAAACACCTCTGACGCACAGGCCGCAGAGGTCCCGGCTGTCAGTGACAAAGAAAAGGTGACTCCGGTCATCGCTCCCAAAATCACTTCTGTCATCAGTCGGATGCCTGTCAGTATCGATCTGGAGAATTCACAGAAGATAACTCTGGCCAAACCCCCCCCTCAGACCCTGACTGGCCTAGTGAGCGCCTTGACGGGCCTGGTGAACGTCTCCCTGGTCCCGGTGAACGCCCTGAAAGGCCCCGTGAAGGGGCCCGTGGCCACGCTGAAAGGCCTGGTGAACACGCCCGCCGGCCCCGTGAATGTCCTCAAGGGGCCCGTGAATGTTCTGACCGGGCCGGTGAACGTCCTCACCGCCCCCGTGAGCGCCACCGTGGGCACCGTCAACGCGGCCACCGGGGTGGTGAACTCGGCCCCGGGCGGTGCGGTGACGGCCGTGTCTGCCGCCGCGACGCCGGCCACAGGCGCGGCCACGGCGCCCCCGCCTGCCAAGTGCAAGCCGCGATCGGGCGCCGGCGAGAACAGCCGCTTCCACCCGGGCTCCATGGCCGTCCTCGACGACCGGCCGGCAGACGCGGGCCCCGGCGCCGGGCTGCGCGTGAACACTTCGGAAGGGGTCGTGCTCCTGAGCTACTCGGGCCAGAAGACCGAAGGGCCGCAGCGCATCAGCGCCAAGATCAGCCAGATCCCCCCCGCCAGCGCCATGGACATCGAGTTCCAGCAGTCTGTGTCCAAGTCCCAGGTCAAAGGGGACGccgccgcgcccgcgcccgcaccCGCGCCCAAAGGCACGCAGACCGCCGGCTACGCCAACGTGGCCACTCACTCCACCCTGGTGCTGACCGCCCAGACCTACAACGCGTCTCCCGTGATCTCGTCCGTGAAGGCCGACCGTCCCGCCCTGGACAAGCCCGAGCCCATCCACCTGTCGGTGTCCACACCTGTCACCCAGGGGGGCACGGTGAAGGTGCTCACGCAGGGCATCAACACGCCCCCCGTCCTGGTCCACAACCAGCTGGTCCTCACCCCGAGCATAGTCACCACCAACAAGAAGCTCGCCGACCCCGTCACCCTCAAAATCGAGACCAAGGTCCTCCAGCCGGCCAACCTGGGCTCCGCGCTCGCGCCCCACCACCCGCCCGCGCTGCCCAGCAAGCTGCCCGCAGAGGTGAACCACGTCGCCCCGGGCCCCGGCACCCCCGCGGATCGAACCGTCTCCCACCTGGCGCTCCCCAAGCCGGACGCCCATCCCCCCCGGCCCGGCGGCCCCACGACGCCCTCCTTCCCCAGGGCGTGCCACCCCAGCGGCACCGCGTCCGCCGCCCTGTCCACCAACGCCACGGTCATGCTGGCGGCCGGCATCCCCGTGCCCCAGTTCATCTCCGGCCTCCACCCCGAGCAGTCCGTCATCATGCCTCCCCCCAGCATCACGCAGACCGTGTCCCTGAGCCACCTGTCCCAGGGCGAGGTGCGGATGAACGCCCCCGCGCTGCCCAGCATCACCTACAGCATCCGGCCCGACACGCTGCAGGCCCCTCGCGCCCCGCCGCAGCCGCAGGCCTCGCAGATCGAGGTCCGGGCCCCGCAGCCCACCGCCCCCGGCGTCCCCGCGCTGGCCCCCCAGCACCCGCCGGAGGAGGAGGTGCGCTATCACCTGCCCGTGGCCCGGGCCACGGCGCCGGTGCAGTCGGAGGTGCTGGTCATGCAGTCCGAGTACCGGCTGCACCCCTACACGGTGCCCCGGGACGTGAGGATCATGGTGCACCCCCACGTGCCGGCGGCCGACGGGGTGGCAGTGGCGGCGGCGGGGAAGGCCGCCCCGACCAGCAAGGCCCCCCAGCAGCCGGCGAAGGAGGCGCCCAAGACGGCGGACGCCAAGGCGGCTCCTggccccggcccggccccgcaCGGCGAGGCCCGCATCCTCGCCGTCACCCCCGGCAGCCAGCTCCAGGGACTGCCTCTGAGCCCGCCCGTCGTGGTGACCCACGGGGTGCAGATCGTGCACTCGAGCGGGGAGCTCTTCCAGGAGTACCGGTACGGCGACCTCCGCACCTACCCCGGCCCGGCTCCGCTCACACACGCGCAGtttcccgccgccgccgccgcctcctcctcctcctcctcctcggccTCCGCCACCGCCTCCTCCGCCGCCTCCTCCGGCCATCCATCCAGGACCAAGGCTGCCGCTCAG gGCTCCCCTCCCGAAGGGGAAACCTCGCAGCCCGCCCAGCCCGCCCAGCCGCCCCAGCCGCCCCAGCCGCCCGGCAGCAAGATGCCTCCGGTGTCGCAGGAGGCAAAGGGGACACAGACAGTAGGGGAACAGCCTCGCCTGTCGGCCGTCCCCGCCAGCAGGCCCGCTGAAGCCCACGTCCAGGTTCAGAGGCCGCAGGCGGACGCGGGCCAGCCCTCCTACCCATCCCCCGTGTCCGTGTCCGTCTCCGTGAAGCCcgaccccccggctcccctccccgCTCAGGCCGCCCCAAAGCAGCCGCTGTTCGCCCCCGCCGCCTCGGGCCCCGGCACCCCTCCGGGCATGGCTCTGCAGCACGTGGAAGCGCCGCCTGCCCCGCAACAGGATCCCCCCGCACACCCGGCTCCCCAGAGGCCCGTGGATATGGTCCAGCTCCTGAAG